A part of Pseudomonas lutea genomic DNA contains:
- the pilQ gene encoding type IV pilus secretin PilQ, whose product MNRILSIISVSLGMALLSPILQAANLKTLDVAALPGDRVELKLSFDGPVAAPRGYTTEQPARIALDLPGVTSQLAIKSRDLGSGNAHSVVVVEAKDRTRVIINLTTLAPYSSRVEGNNLFVVVGQGAAAAQGSQPSTALGAPRVSVPPAQSKPVARSYAPGPRSVKNVDFQRGELGEGNVIIELSDTGIAPDIQEQGGKIRVDFAKTQLPDPLRVRLDVKDFATPVQFVNSSVSGDKASISIEPSGAFDYSAYQTENKLTISVRPLTNEDQERRNSEKLVYTGEKLSLNFQDIDVRSVLQLIADFTNLNLVASDTVQGGITLRLQNVPWDQALDLVLKTKGLDKRKIGNVLLVGPADEIAARERQELESLKQISELAPLRRELLQVNYAKAADIAKLFQSVTSAESKTDERGSITVDERTNNIIAYQTQDRLDELRRIVSQLDIPVRQVMIEARIVEANVDYDKALGVRWGGSSNRGNFTTGGNGTVTGAAATNGPYVDMGVTDATSSIGLGFLTNNTILDLELTAMEKSGNGEVVSQPKVVTSDKETAKILKGTEVPYQEASSSGATSVSFKEASLSLEVTPQITPDNRIIMEVKVTKDEPDYVNTVLGVPPIKKNEVNAKVLVADGETIVIGGVFSNTQSKVVDKVPFLGDVPYVGRLFRRDVVSESKSELLVFLTPRIMNNQAIAVSR is encoded by the coding sequence ATGAACAGGATTCTTTCGATTATCAGCGTGTCGCTAGGGATGGCGCTGCTTTCACCGATTCTTCAGGCAGCGAACCTCAAGACGCTGGACGTAGCAGCACTGCCGGGGGATCGAGTCGAATTGAAGTTGTCCTTCGATGGCCCAGTGGCGGCGCCGCGTGGTTACACCACCGAGCAACCGGCGCGGATCGCGCTTGACCTGCCGGGTGTCACCAGCCAGTTGGCGATCAAGAGCCGTGACCTGGGTTCAGGCAATGCGCATAGCGTGGTGGTCGTCGAGGCCAAGGATCGCACGCGGGTGATCATCAACCTCACCACGCTCGCGCCGTACAGCTCTCGGGTAGAAGGCAACAACCTGTTCGTGGTCGTGGGCCAGGGTGCGGCTGCGGCGCAAGGTTCACAGCCCAGTACCGCCCTGGGCGCGCCGCGGGTGAGCGTGCCCCCCGCGCAATCGAAGCCTGTTGCCCGTTCCTACGCTCCCGGCCCGCGGTCGGTGAAAAATGTCGATTTCCAACGCGGAGAGCTCGGCGAGGGCAACGTCATCATCGAACTGAGCGACACCGGTATTGCTCCGGATATTCAGGAGCAGGGCGGCAAGATTCGCGTCGACTTCGCCAAGACTCAGTTGCCGGATCCGTTGCGCGTGCGCCTCGACGTGAAGGATTTCGCCACGCCGGTGCAATTCGTCAATTCAAGTGTCAGCGGCGACAAAGCCAGCATTTCGATCGAGCCGTCTGGCGCGTTCGATTATTCCGCCTACCAGACGGAAAACAAGCTGACCATCAGCGTGCGTCCATTGACCAACGAGGATCAGGAGCGCCGTAACTCGGAAAAACTGGTCTATACCGGCGAGAAACTGTCGCTGAATTTCCAGGACATCGATGTCCGGTCGGTTCTGCAGCTGATCGCCGATTTCACCAACCTCAATCTGGTTGCCAGTGACACGGTCCAGGGCGGTATCACCCTGCGCCTGCAAAACGTGCCGTGGGATCAGGCGCTGGATCTGGTGCTTAAAACCAAAGGTCTGGACAAGCGCAAGATCGGTAATGTTTTGCTGGTCGGGCCCGCTGATGAGATCGCCGCCCGTGAGCGCCAGGAGCTGGAGTCGCTGAAGCAGATTTCCGAGTTGGCGCCGCTGCGTCGTGAGTTGCTGCAAGTGAACTACGCCAAGGCTGCCGACATCGCCAAGCTCTTTCAGTCGGTGACCAGTGCGGAATCGAAAACCGACGAGCGCGGCTCGATCACGGTCGATGAGCGTACCAACAACATCATTGCCTATCAGACTCAGGATCGCCTGGATGAGCTGCGCCGCATCGTTTCGCAGCTGGATATCCCGGTGCGTCAGGTCATGATCGAGGCGCGCATCGTTGAAGCGAACGTCGACTATGACAAAGCTCTGGGCGTGCGCTGGGGCGGATCGAGCAATCGGGGGAATTTCACCACTGGCGGCAATGGCACAGTCACCGGCGCAGCGGCGACCAACGGACCTTATGTGGACATGGGCGTGACCGATGCCACCTCGTCGATCGGTCTGGGTTTCCTGACCAATAACACGATTCTCGATCTCGAACTGACGGCGATGGAGAAGAGCGGGAATGGCGAAGTCGTTTCGCAGCCGAAGGTGGTTACGTCGGACAAGGAAACCGCGAAAATCCTGAAAGGTACGGAGGTGCCGTATCAGGAGGCCAGTTCGAGCGGCGCGACGTCGGTGTCGTTCAAAGAGGCTTCGCTGTCGCTGGAAGTAACGCCACAGATCACCCCGGATAACCGCATCATCATGGAGGTCAAGGTCACGAAGGATGAACCGGACTACGTGAACACGGTGCTCGGAGTTCCGCCCATCAAGAAAAACGAGGTCAATGCCAAGGTGTTGGTGGCCGACGGCGAGACCATAGTTATTGGCGGGGTGTTCTCCAACACGCAAAGTAAAGTCGTCGACAAGGTGCCATTTTTGGGCGATGTGCCGTATGTTGGCCGCCTTTTCCGGCGCGATGTGGTCTCGGAGTCAAAATCCGAGCTATTGGTCTTCCTCACTCCGCGTATCATGAACAACCAGGCGATTGCTGTGAGTCGTTGA
- the pilP gene encoding type 4a pilus biogenesis lipoprotein PilP, which yields MRAMRWLYLGVTLMGLAGCGSSDEFDDLKQYMGEVRARPVGTIEPMPKFRPYEAFTYAAASLRSPFQPPVKIDLVNRQRGSHLVQPDPTRVKQFLEGFNIDSFEMVGTLSNESGTFALLRGAGGVHRVKVGDYLGRNDGRITAISDSAVQVMEIVPDGEGAWLERPLSISLKERS from the coding sequence ATGAGGGCGATGCGTTGGTTGTACCTCGGCGTCACGCTGATGGGGCTCGCAGGCTGTGGCAGTTCGGATGAATTTGACGATCTGAAGCAGTACATGGGCGAGGTTCGCGCGCGTCCGGTCGGCACCATTGAGCCAATGCCCAAGTTCCGGCCATATGAAGCCTTTACCTATGCGGCGGCGAGCCTGCGCAGCCCGTTTCAGCCGCCGGTCAAAATCGATCTGGTCAACCGTCAAAGGGGCTCGCATCTGGTCCAGCCCGATCCGACCCGGGTCAAGCAGTTCCTTGAGGGCTTCAACATCGATTCCTTTGAAATGGTGGGTACGTTGAGTAACGAAAGCGGGACGTTCGCGTTGCTTCGCGGGGCGGGCGGCGTGCATAGGGTGAAAGTGGGCGATTACCTGGGCCGCAACGATGGCCGGATTACGGCAATCAGCGATTCCGCAGTTCAGGTGATGGAAATCGTGCCGGATGGTGAGGGGGCGTGGCTGGAGCGCCCGCTCAGCATCTCGCTCAAGGAACGCTCATGA
- the aroK gene encoding shikimate kinase AroK yields MRNLILVGPMGAGKSTIGRLLAKELRLPFKDSDKEIELRTGANIPWIFDKEGEAGFRDREQAMIAELCALDGVVVATGGGAVMREENRRALHAGGRVVYLHASVEQQVGRTSRDRNRPLLRTADPARVLRELLAIRDPLYREIADVIIQTDERPPRMVVIDILALLAELPPR; encoded by the coding sequence GTGCGAAATTTAATACTTGTGGGGCCGATGGGGGCGGGTAAGAGCACCATCGGCCGCTTGCTGGCCAAAGAGCTTCGACTGCCGTTCAAGGATTCCGACAAGGAAATCGAACTGCGAACGGGCGCCAATATTCCCTGGATCTTCGATAAAGAAGGTGAGGCAGGCTTTCGCGACCGGGAGCAGGCAATGATTGCCGAGCTCTGCGCGCTCGATGGCGTTGTGGTGGCTACCGGCGGCGGCGCGGTCATGCGCGAAGAAAACCGCCGCGCATTGCACGCCGGTGGTCGAGTGGTGTATCTGCATGCCTCGGTCGAGCAGCAAGTGGGCCGGACTTCCCGGGACCGCAACCGGCCATTGCTGCGCACCGCCGACCCCGCGCGCGTGCTGCGCGAACTGCTGGCTATCCGCGATCCGCTGTACCGGGAAATCGCCGATGTGATCATCCAAACCGATGAGCGGCCGCCCCGAATGGTGGTCATCGACATCCTTGCCCTTCTGGCCGAGCTTCCTCCCCGTTAA